The following proteins are encoded in a genomic region of Ammospiza caudacuta isolate bAmmCau1 chromosome 3, bAmmCau1.pri, whole genome shotgun sequence:
- the KLF11 gene encoding Krueppel-like factor 11 translates to MHGSPCSDMGDAPAVDIVDIYESIRERQRHDSERSTCSTLEQNDIEAVEALVCMSSWGQRSQKGDILKIRPLTPFSDSGDFTMHTEAPAELPKDCLSTLCMTPPHSPDFVEMSAATLLSSQVTYSKPRTVMANTAACSVTSATGASPTARPSAPSVGPPCRQKPVISEFPAPQPCRAMATSVIRHTGDSSAYHHIPAVQEQTKVTSGCSASRDWCGADDPKHSRLPQDTWAADDLIDKTSPAHQPYAHDSSDIVTNKGQLPVRPVSPQTHLPKNCENDLQKRATPVTPAPVSSPQVLCQMIPLNGQSSMINAYVKPSAPALSAPMKPILPQTAPLPQPVLMGPSVPQGTVMLVLPQPAVPQAPPCPQALVTVGSTKLLPLAPAPVFIASGQTCAPQVDFSRRRNYVCDFPGCKKTYFKSSHLKAHLRTHTGEKPFSCNWEGCDKKFARSDELSRHRRTHTGEKKFSCPVCERRFMRSDHLTKHTRRHMATKKTPSWQTELGKLSRIATAEKPKSSSSSSALSMLIPMPSPACQG, encoded by the exons ATGCACGGCTCGCCCTGCTCGGACATGGGAGATGCGCCCGCG GTTGACATTGTGGACATCTACGAGTCCATCCGGGAACGGCAGCGCCATGACAGCGAGAGGTccacctgcagcaccctggaGCAGAACGACATTGAAGCTGTTGAAGCCCTTGTTTGTATGAGCTCCTGGGGGCAAAGATCACAGAAAGGTGACATATTAAAGATAAGGCCCCTCACGCCCTTCTCGGATTCTGGGGATTTCACAATGCACACCGAGGCTCCGGCTGAGTTACCAAAGGACTGTCTATCCACACTG tgCATGACCCCTCCACACAGCCCTGACTTTGTTGAGATGTCGGCAGCCACGCTCCTGTCCTCACAGGTGACTTACTCCAAACCAAGGACAGTCATGGCAAACACAGCTGCCTGCTCGGTCACCTCAGCCACTGgtgcctctcccacagccaggcCATCTGCTCCCAGCGTGGGGCCACCGTGCAGGCAGAAGCCAGTGATCTCTGAGttccctgcccctcagccctgcagggccatggCAACAAGTGTCATACGGCACACAGGTGATAGTTCTGCTTACCATCACATTCCTGCTGTGCAAGAGCAAACAAAGGTAACTTCAGGCTGCAGCGCTTCCAGAGACTGGTGTGGAGCGGATGACCCAAAACATTCCAGACTGCCACAGGACACGTGGGCTGCGGATGATTTAATCGACAAAACCTCTCCGGCACATCAGCCTTATGCACATGACTCCAGTGATATTGTGACCAATAAAGGGCAGCTACCGGTCCGGCCTGTTTCGCCACAAACCCACTTACCAAAGAATTGTGAGAATGACTTGCAAAAAAGAGCTACCCCAGTGACACCTGCCCCTGTCTCCAGCCCCCAGGTTCTCTGTCAGATGATCCCTTTAAATGGACAAAGCAGCATGATTAATGCCTATGTGAAGCCTTCAGCTCCAGCACTCTCAGCTCCCATGAAGCCCATCTTGCCCCAGACAGCCCcgctgccccagcctgtgctcatgGGCCCCTCTGTGCCTCAGGGGACTGTCATGTTGGTTCTGCCACAGCCCGCTGTCCCGCAGGCGCCGCCGTGCCCGCAGGCCCTGGTGACTGTGGGCAGCACCAAGCTCCTGCCCCTCGCCCCTGCTCCCGTGTTCATCGCTTCTGGCCAGACCTGTGCCCCCCAGGTGGACTTCTCCAGGCGGAGGAATTACGTGTGCGACTTCCCTGGCTGCAAGAAAACCTATTTCAAGAGTTCCCACCTCAAGGCCCACCTGCGCACCCACACCG GGGAAAAACCTTTCAGCTGCAACTGGGAGGGCTGTGACAAGAAGTTTGCCCGCTCGGATGAACTGTCGCGGCACCGCCGGACGCACACGGGCGAGAAGAAATTCTCGTGCCCGGTGTGCGAGCGCCGCTTCATGCGCAGCGACCACCTCACCAAGCACACGCGCCGCCACATGGCCACCAAGAAGACCCCCAGCTGGCAGACAGAGCTTGGCAAACTCAGCAGAATTGCCACAGCAGAGAagcccaagagcagcagcagcagcagtgctctgaGTATGCTCATCCCCATGCCATCACCCGCCTGCCAGGGCTAG